The sequence below is a genomic window from Scophthalmus maximus strain ysfricsl-2021 chromosome 19, ASM2237912v1, whole genome shotgun sequence.
CGGCGCAGTCCTTCCTGACGGTGCAGGTTCCTCTCTACGTGTCCTACATCTACGTGACGGCGCCGAGGGGCTGGGCGTCTCTGGAGCATCACACCGAGATGGAGTTCTCCTTCTTCTACGACACCGTCCTCTGGAGGACAGGTCGGGACTCGACACAGCCGagaacctggaaaaaaaatactgttttctcTTCATGAGCAAATCATGTTATGACGATAGAACAACTTTGGATCTACATTTACCTGATTAAGTTCAAACAAGACTCAAACAAGATATTCAGAGTCTCAAGTTAATGTATGATTACATTaaaagaaattacttttttttcaggcagaAGTTCAGTGAACAGGAATATAATTAATACATTCACATCGTGTTTATATTgcagtcattttattttatttaattacattttttatttgcacacatTAATACATGATGAAATTAAGAGAATTAAAAAGAACTCAAATTAGAAACATGTCAGGAAGATAATCTGAGGAATAAGCAGCAAGtgggggtttatgacctatactgcaggcggccaccagggggcgatcaatgTGTTTTGGCTATTATATTGTGGTTTTGTTGGTTACAGTCTTTCTATGAGAAATGTAACGAGATTCAAGAGGAAAATATTCAACTATGTAGTTTTCAtgatttaatattcatgtaGAAATGCATTTGATTCACGTTTTGCAAACACCTGATTTATGAAATGATTTGTTGTGTAGCTTTACTCTCTGATCTCgacccttgacctctgacctcccggGCCCGttgtttcctgtctgcaggAATCCAGACGGACAGCGTCCTCTCGGCACGACTGCAGATCATCAGGATCTACATCAGAGAAGATGGACGCCTGGTGATCGAGTTCAAGACGCACGCCAAGTTCAGAGGTCGGTTGTTTTAGCATCCCGGGAAGAGTCCTCACCCTGATTGAATTCATACAGGACTACGGAATTGTCTCGTGTCTTGAGTTCATGCATGTTCCCAGCCAGTCTGTCTAATTGTCCCTGTTTCCGTCCTGCAGGTCAGTTCGTCCCTGAACACCACACTCTGCCCGGTCACAAGTCGCACCTGATGGCGCCCGACCACCTCGGAGGCATCGAGTTCGACATGCAGCTGCTGTGGAGCGCGCAGACCTTCGACTCGCCGTACCAGCTGTGGAGGGCGACCAGCTCCTACAGCAGGTCAGTACGTCCGCCCGCGGCCGCCGACAGGAGACTGACTCCACATGGAGAGAACCTCTCCATATTCAGAGGCCGCATGAAAACTGACGAGTCGTCCATCTTCACACATTCTTACAAAATCCTCAATGGACGAGTTGGACTAAGAACCTAGAAGGCTTTTCCTCTTTTTGGCATCAACATTTTTGTACCTTGGTAATAATATTTCTCCCGTGTTGACGCGCGTCCTTCAACAGGAAGGACTATTCCGGAGAGTACACCGTGTTCCTGATCCCCTGCACCGTCCAGCCCACTCAGCCGTGGATCGACCCCGGGGACAAAGCTCTGTCCTGCACGGCCCACGCTCCCGAGAAGTACGCCCCCGACGCGGCAGCCCGCAAACACTCACTGGTACTGAAGCGTCCGACACAAGACACGAAAAAACCTGAATCGCTCTGTTGTTGTGCCCTTCGCCAGGTTCCTGGTGCCGATCGCCTTCCAGCAGACCAACCGGCCCGTTCCCGTGGTCTACTCGCTCAACACGGAGTTCCAGCTGTGCAACAACGAGAAGGTGTTCATGCTGGACCCGGCCGCCGCCGACGTGTCCATGGCCGAGATGGACTACAAGGGAGCGTTCTCCATGGGTACGACGGCTTCCGACCGGCCTCGCTCAGATTAAATCTAATTCTCGTCCGTCCTGATGTTTTGTACTCATCGCCTGTTCCGCCGCCGCCCCCTGCAGGTCAGACTCTGTACGGCAGGGTGCTGTGGAACCCCGAGCAGAACCTGAACGCGGCCtacaagctgcagctggagaaggtTTACCTCTGCACCGGCAGGGACGGGTACGTCCCGTTCTTCGACCCCACGGGGACGCTGTACAACGAGGGGCCGCAGTACGGCTGCATCCAGCCCAACAAGCACCTCAAGCATCGCTTCCTGCTGCTGGTACGGGAATATTTCCCCGCTCCGCCGGTCTGACCGGTCCCAGACTCTCTTCGACATGTAAATCCTCCTTCTTTGTGTGCGAAatcttgattttctttgtttttctctctggttgCAGGATCGTAAACAGCCGGACGTGTGCCACCAGTTCTTCCACGACGTTCCCTTCGAGGCGAACTTCGCCTCCGACGTCCCGGAGCTGCAGCCCGTGGCGGCCATGCCGGGCGTCGACGGCTTCACCATGAAGGTGGACGCGCTCTACAAGGTGCGTGGGGTCAAACGAGGAATCGacgtgtttctgttttgctaAGAAATCTTCTATGAAGTCAAAATATTCTGAGAATAGAGGTCgaaaaatattacaagaaataAAGTCATAGTATTGCAAAAACAATGTCCAAATATTATGAGAACAGAGTCGTAAATTTACTGgaataaagtggaaatattaggaaaattaagtcaaaatatttttgagaaaaaggcgaaatattttgagaataaagtcataaaattCCCGAGGATGAAAATTATATTCTCGCGACGACTGTCgcactttgattttttttcctcaacgtGGCCCTAAAACTCTGTCGTAAACAACGTAACGTGTTAATAATGaatcttaatttaatttgaaaaaataaaataaaatacaattttgaattTGTATGCTCatgaaaataatgtgaatgCACCAGTTGGGACTTAACTTACCGACGGGGCAGCGTCCtaacaccctcctcctcctcgattGACAGGTGGAGGCGGGGCACCAGTGGTACCTGCAGGTGATCTACGTGATCAGCCCGGAGTCGCGCTCCAGCCCCAGGATCCAGCGCTCGGCGACCTATCAGCTGAGCCGCCCCAGGCGCGACCTGGTGGACCGCAGCGGCCGGCTGACGCTCGACGAGTCGCTGATCTACGACAACGAGGGCGACCAGGTGAAGAACGGCACCAACATGAAGTCGCTGCGCCTGGAGGCCGGGCCCGCCGCCACCTTCAACGCGCACGTGGGCAGCTCGGTGGGCGGCGGCGTGGCCGCCGTCACCATGCTGGTGCTGGTCCTGCTGGcgtcctgcttcctgttccgccgctgccgccgccgctcggcGGTggcgaggaagaagaagaagaagaatagcgACAAGGCCCCCAAGGCGTACGAGGAGTATCCGCTCAACACCAAGGTGGAGGTGTGCATGGACAAGTGTGTGGAGAAGAACTTCAGCAGCAAACACTGCACGGTGAGGAACGTCAACGTGCTCAACCGCAACCAGGAGGCCAACGGCAAGGCCAAGGTCAAACAGGTCAACCTGGAGGTCAAAATCCACAACAACCTCAACGACGGCACTGAGGTGTGAGAGActgacggggaggaggagggaggaagaaatgtTCAAGGTATTTTCTATAAGAAGGTTTGTACTTAAGGAACGAGATGTTTGTTACTGTATTTTTATACCACTTTGAAAAAGGGAAGAGTGCGAAAGCGCAAGACAAGCGACGCGGCGTTTGAATCATTTTCACAACTGGGCTACCTCAGGAATCCACCAACCACTCTGCTGCACGAGAAccgccaaaaaacaacaacaacaacaacaacaacaacaacaacaacaacgacaccTTCATCCGCTCGTCCAGAACCTGACACTGTCTCCGCTCGTATCACCGACCGCTCGACTGCACATCTACGTCCCTTCTTTGGTTTTTCTCAGCACCAGGATGTCGACTGGTCGCTCTCGACACTGGCGATCgcgtcttcttctccttcttcttcttcttcttcttcttcttcatcttcttcttctttttcttcttcttcttctttttcatctccttcttcttcttcttcttctgcatcGAGTCTCGTCGACGCGACCGCAATGTCACGACTGTGCGACGGAggttcctctttttctctccatcccctcGGCTGCCGCGCTCGTGTTTCTGCACACGGATGAACCTCGCGAGTCCAAACGGAACCGTTTTCATCTTCGACTTCCTACGTCGGCTCCGCCGCTGCTTCTTCTGGATCCCGTGGAGGTGTCGAGCGCAGCCGCTGTGCTCCTGTCGCCGGAGGCCCCAGCGAGCGCGGGGCGTCGGGTGATGGGGCGTCTCACGCCGGACGCCGCGCAAAATTCCGCGCGAACAAAAATTCGCGCGAGTGTAAAAAAGTTTGGTCGCGAATATTTGCCCCGTTCTTCCGTTGACTTTCTCCGACAACGCTCCTCTGGACAAACGCACGACAGTCGCGTCTTTGCGTTGACTTTGTACGTAATCTACTCGCGCCGACGATCcacgtccggtgtgaacgcaccagtagaattattaaaaaagatgaatgatAACTTTTCAAGTGCAATTAATACCATAATACATATTTCTTTGCGAATCCTTCGCTCATGAGCAGGAACTGTGTTCGCGttcaaaaaagaagagaagatgtATTTCGCCCCTTACTTAGAGACGTTTGCACCGTAGTCACTCACGGATAattctgtttcctttgtttttgttcgtACTGTACTACTGACAGCTGCCAACATTAAGTGCCACGCAGTATTTTTCTTCACGAATTTCAGAAACGACTCATCCAAAGTGTGACACGGAGACGAGCGATGGTTTGGACGATGAAGAGCATTTTTTTAGCCTTTCTACTGTGccgatgaaagaaaaaaaaaaagatgtattttGTATGAGACGTGTGTCTGTTTGCCTTTGTTCCGCCCAAAGACACAGAATCCCTCACTTATCTTTTATTTACACCCACTGTGTATGATTATCTTACCCTGTCTTGTAATTGTATTGTGTTACGCTCAGCTACTGATGTTACCCACGATGCTACGACTACTGTAATATCTGTTTTTGACACTGGCTGGAGAGAAACAGTGTCGACAATGTGCTCGTTCTCTCCATTCGTCCCTTTTgacccctcgtctcctctcaacCGCGTGCCTATCAGACGACATCGGGACGGGGAATTCTGGGAAATAACATTATATTTTTGGTGCTATCACTTTGTGGAAAATTACTATGATGCTATCGATGGGATGCCTGTAtttggtgcctttttttttaagtaataaaGAAAAATTTTAAACCCACAATTGTCCTGTATTTAAAGtttgaatatatacatatatatatatatatatatactgtatataaatatatatactgtatataaataaatatatatactctatataaatagatgaatatatactgtatatatacagtatttatatatactgtatataaatatatatatatatactgtatataaatatattgtactGAGGTGTTATGGGGCTTACCTTCTCAGGTATTCTGTTAAGTGTTTGAAGGTTTGCAGCACTTCTTCTCCTCGGCCAGTTCGTGGATAtttccctgttgttgtttttttaaccttgatCAAATGGTACGAGGGTTTTGTTCAGTGTAACATATGAACAGTGGCTCAGTAAATTAAATAAGTGGTGCATGTACGTATCATCAGGCCCATAACTGCTCCTGCAGAAAGTCTGGTTTATCGTCTTCTCAGGTTATAACTTCCTGTGCTGAACGTGAATTTGCATTTCCTCTCCATCAGCAGATTCAAAAAAAGACGCCAGCAGCTGTTTGTCCAGCAGATCGAGAAAAGTTATTCATATGACAGACGGACGCACTTCTTCTTTATTCATCCTCACTTATTCCACACTGGGAATGATTGAAGACCATGAAAATAGAGTTTGAATTCCcgctttacatttacaaaacatgtaataCAACACTTTGCTTTTCAATTGTTACACAATCCCAAATATTAATCTCAAAAAACCTTCAAAACCCTCTTCGCCAAGGCTTTTACATGATTTCCTTATTTCCAAAATTCAAAACTGTGTTTTAGTATTTCACACACATTGTTGAACGAAAGGGAAAATGAACGTGAggtgaaattaaaaattaataaatggcCACTAAAACCCATTCTTTTTTATAATCAGTATaacattttaaaggattttAAACAGTAAGATTTTTTTATAACGGCCTCTAAAGTGCATTCTGATAATGAATCAATATTAAATTTATAAGGATTTTAAACAGTCAGAATTCTTTTTCAAAGTATAAATAAAACCAAGAGTGAAGTTAGTCGGCAGCTTGATTCATATCGTGGTTTTATATGAAGGAGCAAACATATCGCAGAGGTGACGTCAGGGTCAACGAGCCGTCCCTGAAGGCAGCACCTACCTGTGCAGAGTGGGCGTGGCCACCGGACTAACCGGACAGGTATATGTTCCTCAGCGACGGAAGCTGCTGCATGAGACTTCACCTGTTCACCGGCTTCACCTGTTCACCAGCTTCACCTGTTCACCAGcttcacctgttcacctgctTCACCAGGCAGAAACACCACAGGTGAGACGttttccttcctgtcgtctttttGAAATTATCTTTTAAGTTTCCGTGCGTTTCTTTGGTTTTTAGTGGACGAATGGCAGAGGTATGAactattatttattacatttttttttggagaaccagttgtttttaacaaaagttGTTCATCTCCTGAAGTTAAAAAAACTAtcttaatttgtattttattcccattaattaaaaaaaagattcgcAGTGTATCACTTGGTTACAATTTGAGAgcatatttttagtttttaatttcctgctGTGTTTCTCCAGgagtttactgtaaatatgtttttcatgttgcacCATGggaatatatttgtgtgtgtgtgtgtgtgtgtgtgtgtctgtgtgtgtgtgtgtgtgtgtgtgtgtgtgtgtgtgtgtttgtgtgtcatgtgATTCCGTCCggtattatttttctgtcaaggACATCTAGGTGCTgacaacaaaatcacaaaataaaaaagtgtctctatgaattcatttcattatttgttgATTCCTTGGCAGAGGAACTTGCTGCTGTCGTCATGTGCTCCTTATGGGTGAGAAAAGatccttcatttttattttgtgagaaTGAAAAGACACAATATGAACAAGCTGACATCTGACCATCCCCCTTCAGGACGACCTGGAGTCTCTCACGGATTCCGCCTCGTGCTCGTCCTCGGCAGACGTACGTGCAGCTCAgattctttctctttcttttcattttcaccgcGACATTCAATATTCGAATACAAGCCGACCGGTGAGTGAGTGTCTCTGTCGATCTCGTTCAGCTCGGAAACAGAGGAACCATCAAGGCCGCGGCACATTTTGATCCGAGCGAAGATGCCGAGGCTCTGAAGGCCGCCATGAAGGGATTTggtaccaacacacacacacacacacacacacacacagacacgcacacacacacgccaacacaaAAAGCTTTGCCCTCTTTTattcagttcttcttcttctctccatctctattCTGaggctctgacctttgacccctacTTTTAAAGAATATCATTTAATCACATTAGAAACtaaggttacacacacacacacacacacacacacacacacacacacacacacacacacacactacttccCTTTCCTGCCTccaattcttttcatttccatccctTCCAGCACTTTGTCTTTTGAAAGGTTACAACGTTCATTAAAGTTTCCgttattgattattattgaaTCACGCAGGAACCAAAGACAAGGTCCTGATCGACATCCTGACCCAGAGGAGCTGCGAGCAGAGGCAGCTCATCGCTGAGGCCTACCAGGACGCCACCGGCAGCGTGAGTCACATCGCGCTTTgttcagacacaaacagcagacgGACGGGTTTGTTGGGCGCACAGAGTTTTGTTCAACCTGCTCTCTGGAATACACCCCGGGGGGATAAAAGAAGgggtgtgtgcgtctctgtgctCATGATGAAATTTGTGTTTGGACACGATGagtcactttttttaaaaaattgaatatgtttAACTCGTGTGTCGACTTTCAGTGGAACCGGTTTTTCGTGGTTTTCAGTATATGATCACAAGTCAAGTTTGCATAGTTCTGTCACAGTGCTTCACTGGACTATTCAATTTGCAGCTGAATTTTAATTAGTCTTATGATGTAATGTGctaatgtatttgtgtattcgTGTATTTGTGTATACAGTGTACACGAGCTACTCGTCTgttgatttgaattcatttgatttttaacatGATCGTCCTGTGCAGCTCCGGAGTGACGAATCATCTCCatggtttctgtgtgttctagtgtgtgtgtgtgtgtgtgtgtgtgtgtgtgtgtgtgtgtggtggcgaAGTCGTTTGCACAAAGACGAGCGCGCTCCTCTTGTCAAAGCTGACGAGCTGCATTCTTTTGGGCGTCGCAGGCGCTGCAGGACGACCTGGAGGGCGAAACCCGCGGCGACTTCGAGGACGTGCTGGTGGCGCTGGTCAGCACGCCGGCCGCGTACGACTGCCACGAGGTGATGAGGGCCATGAAGGTCAGTCGGTCGTCCTCGCCTCCATCAGCGGTAGTCGAGGGCACGTGGTTCTGAACTACTACGGGGGCCCTGGAGTGCAAAACACCCACACAACTGCCTGTGTGAACTTCCTGTGTCTGATCCTGCTCAGTTCTTCTGCATCATTAAATTAACTGAATCAGCCTGAGTCTTAAAGCTGCGTAAGATTAAGAGATGATCAAATTATACCAAGGTTGTTTTCACGGGATTATTCGTAGAGCgtacagggagccagtggattTAAATACCAAATACGGCCGTTATTTAATGTGCTAATAGCAGATTGACGTCTCTTCTCAAACTGTGGATCCATTGACTCCGCGTCGTCTCGTcgacgctgtgtgtgttttcccgcAGGGAGCCGGATCCAAAGACGACATCCTGATTGAGATCTTCGCCTCCAGAACCAACGAGCAGATCAAAGCTCTGAGTGACGTCTATCTGAACGGTAAAGGACGTCGGCAGCCTCcgtaaatcaaaatcaaaaacacaaatatccgTGCCAAAGATTCGGATTCAAAAAAAACTAGAGGCCGAACGATACGGATTTCAAaaccttatgacaaagaaatgtaattttacactttaaccataaacttgacCATGAAtagaaatcaaaaacacaaatgtccgTCCCAAAGATTctaataaaagaaacatttagaCTAGAGGCCGAACGATAtggatttcatttgaaaatgattccAAGATGATTTTATCAAaaccttatgacaaagaaatgtaatttgacactttaaccataaacttgaccataaataataatcaaaaaagCACATACatagaacatttttttcatgtgaaattaaaaagatCCTTTCTgctctgtttaaaaataaacgtTCATCTCAGGGGAAATCTACGGAGGCCCTGAAGTGcgaaacacaacggcaaatcaaaaaacacggcggcaaaaataaaaacggcCGAAATCACGAATATCCTGTCTTCTGATGACGTTTTCCTCTGATGTTTGCCTCCAAAGAGAAGGAGAACCTGCTGATCAAGGACCTGAGGAAAGAAGTGGGCGGGGACTTCTCCAAAGCGCTGTTCCTGCTGGCCGAGGTTCGTCCCTGCAACAGAAAGCATACACAGAATAATACcattatcatattttatttcttttcccccaaaagaaatgaagagaaataGATCAAATGTAAAAGTCCAGGTAGAGAAATGAAAGAATCTGCTCGTGTTGGACGATGTTTGTCTCGCAGCTGCTTGAATGAAGTGCCTGCAAAAATAGAtgaaaggaacaaaaataataataataataataattataataaaaaatcctttttcaattgtaatatgtgttttttatttcaggggGAGAGGGACGAGAGCACCGGCGTCGACGTGGACGGGGCGAAAGAAGACGCGCAGGTCGCAGTCGGATTATTGTTTCTAATATTCGCACAGTTACTGTTGGAAATGTTCCCAGCGCCTCACGTCGTCGTGTTTCCTCTCAGGCTCTTTACGAAGCTTCGGAGAAGAAGTGGGGAACCGACGAGTCTGCGTTCATTGAAATCCTCTGCCAGAGGAGCGAAGCTCAGCTCAGGCAAAGTGCGTCGCGTTTGATCCAGacgagaattaaaaaaaaaatatatatatataaaattataataacggattatggactttttttctctctttcatttaaaaagtttttgtcGAGTACAAGAGCATCAGTGGAAAGACTCTGCAGCACAGCATCGAGGGAGAGATGTccggggagctggaggagctgctggtggcCATTGGTAAATCCACCTGCTTATTGATATGATCTTTGCTTCCTGGAGCGTTCTGATGCTGTATCATATCACAACACTGTGTGGCCAAAAGTATGCAGACGAACGATGGATGTTTTTTGAAATGACATGCTCTGCAATCACCTACTGGCGTTGTGGGAGGCTGTCCACTTACTTTTGGACACGTTTTGAACTTCCCATAGATATTTCAAAAACAGTAAAGTGTGGCCTCTggtaaatatttataaaaactgttgttttaaaacCCCTTGTGTCTCTTCTCcagtgaagtgtgtgaagtCCAGACCGGCCTACTTCGCAGAACGCCTGCACGAGAGCATGAaggtaaaaagaacaaagaagaagaaagaagcgacgcaaaataacaaacattatgATAAAAATTCAGTTTCATGTGATGGTAAATGCTAGTTTGAGACTTTAGTGTTGTGATGTGGAAGCTCGTCCACGCTGGTTATTTAAAAGCTAAAGAAAAATCACCTCTTGGATTTTAaattggctttttctttttaaatttctcccCTGTTTCTGAATTATGCTCAAAAAAGTGTGTTCAGAATATTGCGAGGTCATGGTAacattgacctttgaccccttcTGGATATCAAATCTCATCATTTTTAGAAATTAGACGTCAACAGATCTGTGACTCGCCACATTTCGTAATCACCCCCCCCCTCGAGTCCGAGGGAACGttgaagaacccccccccccccccccccccccccccccccgagggcgTCGCTCTGACACGTTGCGTTCAGGACAACGGGACAGACGGACACTGGTAACGTGGCTCTGCCTCCGTCCACATCCTTCCCCTGCAGGGCGGCGGGACGGACGAGGCGACTCTGCACCGGATCATGGTCAGTCGCTCGGAGATCGACCTGCTGGACGTCAGGAAGGAGTTCAAGAAGCTCTACGACGAATCGCTGCACTCGGCCTTGGAGGTGAGCCGCGGGACTCTCTGCCTTCTCTCTGTCCACTCTTCTCCTGTCGCTCGCCCGTCAGGGTTGGTCTCCTTTTGTCTCTGTCAAGTCAGTGATCAGGCTCGAGAAGTTTTCATTTCAGTACAGTTCACCCGGCGCGATCGGAGAGTTTCACTAAAACTCCTCTTcatgtatataataataataataatattaataataacaataataataaatgtcatccTGCGTGGTCCCagtgaaaacactttgtgtccctgtgtctgtgtcctgcagTCGGATCTGTCCGGGGACCACGGCGACTGCGTGTTGGCGATCTGCGGAGGAGACGACGGCGACTAGCGACCCGAGGTCGACGGGAAACGTCTCACtcgctctcttctgtctcccaCTTCCACTCgactcgtgcgtgtgtgtgtgtgtgtgtgtgtgtggttatcgTCATCTTGTTTACACTCtcggagcaaaaaaaagaaactttcaaCCGCTGCAATAAAATATATGCGACGGAGAAATGTTGACTGAAGGTTCAACGTGGAATTCTTAATTTCGTGCAATTCAACATTTCctgtctcactgtgtttttcctcatttgaacatttcccagTGAAACATCCACATCTATACTCGTCCACGTACGAAACGGGGGAAACAGATTCGAGCGGCGTCCTTCTATTCTGCCTGAATAGAACTAAAACGTAGAAAGGCAGCCCCTGAAAAAGGAGGATTCTGTTACATTCTACACTATATTCGATATATATtctataattataataatgagtTTGTCTGTGCAGAATATCATATGATTTGAGATGCACTTCTCAAAGTTAAATCAG
It includes:
- the anxa3a gene encoding annexin A3a, with product MCSLWDDLESLTDSASCSSSADLGNRGTIKAAAHFDPSEDAEALKAAMKGFGTKDKVLIDILTQRSCEQRQLIAEAYQDATGSALQDDLEGETRGDFEDVLVALVSTPAAYDCHEVMRAMKGAGSKDDILIEIFASRTNEQIKALSDVYLNEKENLLIKDLRKEVGGDFSKALFLLAEGERDESTGVDVDGAKEDAQALYEASEKKWGTDESAFIEILCQRSEAQLRQIFVEYKSISGKTLQHSIEGEMSGELEELLVAIVKCVKSRPAYFAERLHESMKGGGTDEATLHRIMVSRSEIDLLDVRKEFKKLYDESLHSALESDLSGDHGDCVLAICGGDDGD